The following proteins are encoded in a genomic region of Ammospiza caudacuta isolate bAmmCau1 chromosome 3, bAmmCau1.pri, whole genome shotgun sequence:
- the PREPL gene encoding prolyl endopeptidase-like isoform X1, producing the protein MRARMCCAGLRNLLQGLSFGAKYYSKHNPPQTVCLFSKIAPKKCHILGCSKSTCTHRTAPPGSILPCRFFSCKQEGTKVLSKKKQNTSMVTSELLHKNLLKSEQKNWNNISPRYKTMTKRIKEKLEELHNMYRLNSRSPRIRFGENVYFEENGCIFLAKTDDGEGNAKILFSIEDLGFSDAFIQRIRISPGQRYMAISLKSENSEEATCIIMKLGNLPVVEKVIPSVFSFEWAANDVLYYTVQKNLKCQNVFMTTFTYQKHTKLVYTEQDARFFVDLYCTKDRRFLTINSNSKTTSEVWLVDCRHPFESPALVQARTTGLMYHVEHRKDQLYILTTYGEPAEYKLMKAPVASSGKENWQLVYALERKTKLVDFEMFSDDCIMFLKNAGHLYLNVISFVSHSVQSIKLPTWACEFELESHPDHTTSTCYFQLSSPVHPPKRFAYSFKENNLIEQAVQEVPIITNCHTTRLLAKSKDETLVPITVFHNKNSKELHRRPLLVHVYGAYGIDLNMSFKEEKLMLIEEGWILAYCHVRGGGEQGLSWHRDGCQYNKLKGLHDLRACITLLHQEGFSQPKHTALAAASAGGVLAGALCNTDPALLRAMVLQAPFVDVLNIMMKTHLPLTIEEQEEWGNPLEDEKCMKYIKSYCPYQNIKPQCYPSVFITAYENDERVPLTGILQYVQKLRKAALDHASRTSKKVIISFIVPGNWIPNIILDVQANGSHCDSSWEHSLNEVARHFAFLNRELEEVCHPQHHSKSCK; encoded by the exons ATGAGGGCTaggatgtgctgtgctggaCTGCGgaatcttctccaagggctgAGCTTCGGTGCCAAGTACTACTCCAAGCATAACCCTCCTCAAACAGTGTGTCTTTTCAGTAAAATTGCTCCAAAAAAGTGCCACATCCTGGGCTGTTCTAAAAGCACATGCACCCACAGGACTGCACCACCTGGAAGCATCCTGCCGTGCAGATTCTTTTCCTGCAAG CAGGAAGGAACAAAAGTCCTTTccaaaaagaagcaaaatacaTCCATGGTAACTTCAGAACTTTTGCACAAGAACCTTCTGAAATCAGAGCAAAAAAACTGGAATAACATTTCACCGAGATACAAAACTATGACAAAGAGGATCAAAGAAAAACTGGAAGAATTGCACAACATGTATAGACTCAATTCAAGAAGCCCAAGG ATCAGGTTTGGAGAAAATGTGTACTTTGAAGAGAATGGCTGCATATTTCTTGCAAAAACAGATGATG GTGAGGGAAATGCTAAGATTTTATTCAGTATTGAAGATCTTGGCTTTTCTGATGCCTTTATTCAACGGATCAGAATTTCACCAGGTCAGAGATACATGGCCATCAgcttaaaaagtgaaaattctGAAGAGGCAACCTGCATTATTATGAAACTTGGTAATCTTCCTGTAGTGGAAAAAGTAATTCCAAGTGTATTTAGCTTTG aatggGCTGCAAATGATGTTCTGTATTACACAGTTCAGAAGAACCTTAAATGCCAGAATGTATTCATGACCACTTTCACTTACCAGAAACATACTAAGTTAGTTTATACAGAACAAGATGCAAG ATTCTTTGTAGACCTTTATTGCACAAAAGACAGGCGTTTTCTCACTATCAACAGCAACAGCAAGACAACCTCAGAAGTTTGGCTGGTTGACTGCAGACATCCCTTTGAGTCACCTGCTCTTGTACAAGCACGAACCACGGGGCTCATGTACCACGTTGAGCACAGGAAGGACCAGTTGTACATTCTTACTACATATGGAGAACCTGCAGAATATAAG ttgATGAAGGCACCAGTAGCTTCCAGTGGCAAGGAGAACTGGCAGTTAGTTTATgcactggaaaggaaaaccaagctaGTAGACTTTGAGATGTTCAGTGATGACTGTATTATGTTCCTGAAGAATGCTGGTCATCTTTACTTAAATGTGATTTCCTTTGTTTCACACTCAGTTCAGTCGATAAAG CTGCCTACGTGGGCCTGTGAATTTGAATTGGAATCTCATCCTGATCATACCACCAGCACCTGCTATTTTCAGCTCTCCTCCCCAGTACACCCCCCTAAGCGTTTTGCATattcatttaaagaaaataatctcaTTGAGCAAGCTGTGCAAGAGGTACCAATTATTACGAATTGTCACACTACACGTTTACTAGCTAAAAGCAAG GATGAAACTTTGGTGCCAATTACAGTTTTTCATAATAAGAATTCTAAAGAACTACACAGGAGACCACTTCTAGTTCATGTATATGGAGCTTATGGCATAGATTTGAACATGAGCTTTAAAGAAGAGAAGCTGATGTTAATTGAAGAGGGTTGGATATTAGCATATTGCCATGTTAG GGGTGGAGGAGAACAGGGCCTTAGCTGGCACAGAGATGGATGTCAGTATAACAAACTCAAAGGTCTCCATGACCTCAGGGCTTGCATCACGCTGCTGCACCAAGAGGGATTTTCTCAGCCcaagcacacagccctggcagctgccagtgctggggGAGTTCTGGCTGGAGCCCTGTGCAACActgacccagccctgctcagagccatGGTGTTACAG GCTCCTTTCGTAGATGTTCTAAATATAATGATGAAAACTCATCTCCCACTGACAATTGAGGAACAAGAAGAATGGGGAAATCCATTAGAAGATGAAAAGTGTATGAAGTATATCAAAAGCTATTGCCCATACCAGAATATTAAGCCACAG TGCTATCCATCAGTTTTTATCACGGCGTATGAAAATGATGAACGGGTACCGCTAACAGGAATTTTACAGTATGTTCAGAAACTCAGGAAGGCTGCACTAGATCATGCCAGCAGAACAAGTAAGAAAG TGATCATCAGCTTCATTGTTCCAGGAAATTGGATTCCTAATATCATCCTAGATGTCCAGGCAAATGGCAGTCATTGTGATTCATCCTGGGAGCACTCACTGAATGAG gTTGCAAGACACTTTGCTTTTCTGAACAGAGAACTTGAGGAAGTGTGCCATCCCCAACATCACAGCAAATCCTGCAAATAA
- the PREPL gene encoding prolyl endopeptidase-like isoform X3, translating to MRARMCCAGLRNLLQGLSFGAKYYSKHNPPQTVCLFSKIAPKKCHILGCSKSTCTHRTAPPGSILPCRFFSCKQEGTKVLSKKKQNTSMVTSELLHKNLLKSEQKNWNNISPRYKTMTKRIKEKLEELHNMYRLNSRSPRIRFGENVYFEENGCIFLAKTDDGEGNAKILFSIEDLGFSDAFIQRIRISPGQRYMAISLKSENSEEATCIIMKLGNLPVVEKVIPSVFSFEWAANDVLYYTVQKNLKCQNVFMTTFTYQKHTKLVYTEQDARFFVDLYCTKDRRFLTINSNSKTTSEVWLVDCRHPFESPALVQARTTGLMYHVEHRKDQLYILTTYGEPAEYKLMKAPVASSGKENWQLVYALERKTKLVDFEMFSDDCIMFLKNAGHLYLNVISFVSHSVQSIKLPTWACEFELESHPDHTTSTCYFQLSSPVHPPKRFAYSFKENNLIEQAVQEVPIITNCHTTRLLAKSKDETLVPITVFHNKNSKELHRRPLLVHVYGAYGIDLNMSFKEEKLMLIEEGWILAYCHVRGGGEQGLSWHRDGCQYNKLKGLHDLRACITLLHQEGFSQPKHTALAAASAGGVLAGALCNTDPALLRAMVLQAPFVDVLNIMMKTHLPLTIEEQEEWGNPLEDEKCMKYIKSYCPYQNIKPQCYPSVFITAYENDERVPLTGILQYVQKLRKAALDHASRTSKKGNWIPNIILDVQANGSHCDSSWEHSLNEVARHFAFLNRELEEVCHPQHHSKSCK from the exons ATGAGGGCTaggatgtgctgtgctggaCTGCGgaatcttctccaagggctgAGCTTCGGTGCCAAGTACTACTCCAAGCATAACCCTCCTCAAACAGTGTGTCTTTTCAGTAAAATTGCTCCAAAAAAGTGCCACATCCTGGGCTGTTCTAAAAGCACATGCACCCACAGGACTGCACCACCTGGAAGCATCCTGCCGTGCAGATTCTTTTCCTGCAAG CAGGAAGGAACAAAAGTCCTTTccaaaaagaagcaaaatacaTCCATGGTAACTTCAGAACTTTTGCACAAGAACCTTCTGAAATCAGAGCAAAAAAACTGGAATAACATTTCACCGAGATACAAAACTATGACAAAGAGGATCAAAGAAAAACTGGAAGAATTGCACAACATGTATAGACTCAATTCAAGAAGCCCAAGG ATCAGGTTTGGAGAAAATGTGTACTTTGAAGAGAATGGCTGCATATTTCTTGCAAAAACAGATGATG GTGAGGGAAATGCTAAGATTTTATTCAGTATTGAAGATCTTGGCTTTTCTGATGCCTTTATTCAACGGATCAGAATTTCACCAGGTCAGAGATACATGGCCATCAgcttaaaaagtgaaaattctGAAGAGGCAACCTGCATTATTATGAAACTTGGTAATCTTCCTGTAGTGGAAAAAGTAATTCCAAGTGTATTTAGCTTTG aatggGCTGCAAATGATGTTCTGTATTACACAGTTCAGAAGAACCTTAAATGCCAGAATGTATTCATGACCACTTTCACTTACCAGAAACATACTAAGTTAGTTTATACAGAACAAGATGCAAG ATTCTTTGTAGACCTTTATTGCACAAAAGACAGGCGTTTTCTCACTATCAACAGCAACAGCAAGACAACCTCAGAAGTTTGGCTGGTTGACTGCAGACATCCCTTTGAGTCACCTGCTCTTGTACAAGCACGAACCACGGGGCTCATGTACCACGTTGAGCACAGGAAGGACCAGTTGTACATTCTTACTACATATGGAGAACCTGCAGAATATAAG ttgATGAAGGCACCAGTAGCTTCCAGTGGCAAGGAGAACTGGCAGTTAGTTTATgcactggaaaggaaaaccaagctaGTAGACTTTGAGATGTTCAGTGATGACTGTATTATGTTCCTGAAGAATGCTGGTCATCTTTACTTAAATGTGATTTCCTTTGTTTCACACTCAGTTCAGTCGATAAAG CTGCCTACGTGGGCCTGTGAATTTGAATTGGAATCTCATCCTGATCATACCACCAGCACCTGCTATTTTCAGCTCTCCTCCCCAGTACACCCCCCTAAGCGTTTTGCATattcatttaaagaaaataatctcaTTGAGCAAGCTGTGCAAGAGGTACCAATTATTACGAATTGTCACACTACACGTTTACTAGCTAAAAGCAAG GATGAAACTTTGGTGCCAATTACAGTTTTTCATAATAAGAATTCTAAAGAACTACACAGGAGACCACTTCTAGTTCATGTATATGGAGCTTATGGCATAGATTTGAACATGAGCTTTAAAGAAGAGAAGCTGATGTTAATTGAAGAGGGTTGGATATTAGCATATTGCCATGTTAG GGGTGGAGGAGAACAGGGCCTTAGCTGGCACAGAGATGGATGTCAGTATAACAAACTCAAAGGTCTCCATGACCTCAGGGCTTGCATCACGCTGCTGCACCAAGAGGGATTTTCTCAGCCcaagcacacagccctggcagctgccagtgctggggGAGTTCTGGCTGGAGCCCTGTGCAACActgacccagccctgctcagagccatGGTGTTACAG GCTCCTTTCGTAGATGTTCTAAATATAATGATGAAAACTCATCTCCCACTGACAATTGAGGAACAAGAAGAATGGGGAAATCCATTAGAAGATGAAAAGTGTATGAAGTATATCAAAAGCTATTGCCCATACCAGAATATTAAGCCACAG TGCTATCCATCAGTTTTTATCACGGCGTATGAAAATGATGAACGGGTACCGCTAACAGGAATTTTACAGTATGTTCAGAAACTCAGGAAGGCTGCACTAGATCATGCCAGCAGAACAAGTAAGAAAG GAAATTGGATTCCTAATATCATCCTAGATGTCCAGGCAAATGGCAGTCATTGTGATTCATCCTGGGAGCACTCACTGAATGAG gTTGCAAGACACTTTGCTTTTCTGAACAGAGAACTTGAGGAAGTGTGCCATCCCCAACATCACAGCAAATCCTGCAAATAA
- the PREPL gene encoding prolyl endopeptidase-like isoform X4 — translation MRARMCCAGLRNLLQGLSFGAKYYSKHNPPQTVCLFSKIAPKKCHILGCSKSTCTHRTAPPGSILPCRFFSCKEGTKVLSKKKQNTSMVTSELLHKNLLKSEQKNWNNISPRYKTMTKRIKEKLEELHNMYRLNSRSPRIRFGENVYFEENGCIFLAKTDDGEGNAKILFSIEDLGFSDAFIQRIRISPGQRYMAISLKSENSEEATCIIMKLGNLPVVEKVIPSVFSFEWAANDVLYYTVQKNLKCQNVFMTTFTYQKHTKLVYTEQDARFFVDLYCTKDRRFLTINSNSKTTSEVWLVDCRHPFESPALVQARTTGLMYHVEHRKDQLYILTTYGEPAEYKLMKAPVASSGKENWQLVYALERKTKLVDFEMFSDDCIMFLKNAGHLYLNVISFVSHSVQSIKLPTWACEFELESHPDHTTSTCYFQLSSPVHPPKRFAYSFKENNLIEQAVQEVPIITNCHTTRLLAKSKDETLVPITVFHNKNSKELHRRPLLVHVYGAYGIDLNMSFKEEKLMLIEEGWILAYCHVRGGGEQGLSWHRDGCQYNKLKGLHDLRACITLLHQEGFSQPKHTALAAASAGGVLAGALCNTDPALLRAMVLQAPFVDVLNIMMKTHLPLTIEEQEEWGNPLEDEKCMKYIKSYCPYQNIKPQCYPSVFITAYENDERVPLTGILQYVQKLRKAALDHASRTSKKGNWIPNIILDVQANGSHCDSSWEHSLNEVARHFAFLNRELEEVCHPQHHSKSCK, via the exons ATGAGGGCTaggatgtgctgtgctggaCTGCGgaatcttctccaagggctgAGCTTCGGTGCCAAGTACTACTCCAAGCATAACCCTCCTCAAACAGTGTGTCTTTTCAGTAAAATTGCTCCAAAAAAGTGCCACATCCTGGGCTGTTCTAAAAGCACATGCACCCACAGGACTGCACCACCTGGAAGCATCCTGCCGTGCAGATTCTTTTCCTGCAAG GAAGGAACAAAAGTCCTTTccaaaaagaagcaaaatacaTCCATGGTAACTTCAGAACTTTTGCACAAGAACCTTCTGAAATCAGAGCAAAAAAACTGGAATAACATTTCACCGAGATACAAAACTATGACAAAGAGGATCAAAGAAAAACTGGAAGAATTGCACAACATGTATAGACTCAATTCAAGAAGCCCAAGG ATCAGGTTTGGAGAAAATGTGTACTTTGAAGAGAATGGCTGCATATTTCTTGCAAAAACAGATGATG GTGAGGGAAATGCTAAGATTTTATTCAGTATTGAAGATCTTGGCTTTTCTGATGCCTTTATTCAACGGATCAGAATTTCACCAGGTCAGAGATACATGGCCATCAgcttaaaaagtgaaaattctGAAGAGGCAACCTGCATTATTATGAAACTTGGTAATCTTCCTGTAGTGGAAAAAGTAATTCCAAGTGTATTTAGCTTTG aatggGCTGCAAATGATGTTCTGTATTACACAGTTCAGAAGAACCTTAAATGCCAGAATGTATTCATGACCACTTTCACTTACCAGAAACATACTAAGTTAGTTTATACAGAACAAGATGCAAG ATTCTTTGTAGACCTTTATTGCACAAAAGACAGGCGTTTTCTCACTATCAACAGCAACAGCAAGACAACCTCAGAAGTTTGGCTGGTTGACTGCAGACATCCCTTTGAGTCACCTGCTCTTGTACAAGCACGAACCACGGGGCTCATGTACCACGTTGAGCACAGGAAGGACCAGTTGTACATTCTTACTACATATGGAGAACCTGCAGAATATAAG ttgATGAAGGCACCAGTAGCTTCCAGTGGCAAGGAGAACTGGCAGTTAGTTTATgcactggaaaggaaaaccaagctaGTAGACTTTGAGATGTTCAGTGATGACTGTATTATGTTCCTGAAGAATGCTGGTCATCTTTACTTAAATGTGATTTCCTTTGTTTCACACTCAGTTCAGTCGATAAAG CTGCCTACGTGGGCCTGTGAATTTGAATTGGAATCTCATCCTGATCATACCACCAGCACCTGCTATTTTCAGCTCTCCTCCCCAGTACACCCCCCTAAGCGTTTTGCATattcatttaaagaaaataatctcaTTGAGCAAGCTGTGCAAGAGGTACCAATTATTACGAATTGTCACACTACACGTTTACTAGCTAAAAGCAAG GATGAAACTTTGGTGCCAATTACAGTTTTTCATAATAAGAATTCTAAAGAACTACACAGGAGACCACTTCTAGTTCATGTATATGGAGCTTATGGCATAGATTTGAACATGAGCTTTAAAGAAGAGAAGCTGATGTTAATTGAAGAGGGTTGGATATTAGCATATTGCCATGTTAG GGGTGGAGGAGAACAGGGCCTTAGCTGGCACAGAGATGGATGTCAGTATAACAAACTCAAAGGTCTCCATGACCTCAGGGCTTGCATCACGCTGCTGCACCAAGAGGGATTTTCTCAGCCcaagcacacagccctggcagctgccagtgctggggGAGTTCTGGCTGGAGCCCTGTGCAACActgacccagccctgctcagagccatGGTGTTACAG GCTCCTTTCGTAGATGTTCTAAATATAATGATGAAAACTCATCTCCCACTGACAATTGAGGAACAAGAAGAATGGGGAAATCCATTAGAAGATGAAAAGTGTATGAAGTATATCAAAAGCTATTGCCCATACCAGAATATTAAGCCACAG TGCTATCCATCAGTTTTTATCACGGCGTATGAAAATGATGAACGGGTACCGCTAACAGGAATTTTACAGTATGTTCAGAAACTCAGGAAGGCTGCACTAGATCATGCCAGCAGAACAAGTAAGAAAG GAAATTGGATTCCTAATATCATCCTAGATGTCCAGGCAAATGGCAGTCATTGTGATTCATCCTGGGAGCACTCACTGAATGAG gTTGCAAGACACTTTGCTTTTCTGAACAGAGAACTTGAGGAAGTGTGCCATCCCCAACATCACAGCAAATCCTGCAAATAA
- the PREPL gene encoding prolyl endopeptidase-like isoform X5, which yields MRARMCCAGLRNLLQGLSFGAKYYSKHNPPQTVCLFSKIAPKKCHILGCSKSTCTHRTAPPGSILPCRFFSCKQEGTKVLSKKKQNTSMVTSELLHKNLLKSEQKNWNNISPRYKTMTKRIKEKLEELHNMYRLNSRSPRIRFGENVYFEENGCIFLAKTDDGEGNAKILFSIEDLGFSDAFIQRIRISPGQRYMAISLKSENSEEATCIIMKLGNLPVVEKVIPSVFSFEWAANDVLYYTVQKNLKCQNVFMTTFTYQKHTKLVYTEQDARFFVDLYCTKDRRFLTINSNSKTTSEVWLVDCRHPFESPALVQARTTGLMYHVEHRKDQLYILTTYGEPAEYKLMKAPVASSGKENWQLVYALERKTKLVDFEMFSDDCIMFLKNAGHLYLNVISFVSHSVQSIKLPTWACEFELESHPDHTTSTCYFQLSSPVHPPKRFAYSFKENNLIEQAVQEVPIITNCHTTRLLAKSKDETLVPITVFHNKNSKELHRRPLLVHVYGAYGIDLNMSFKEEKLMLIEEGWILAYCHVRGGGEQGLSWHRDGCQYNKLKGLHDLRACITLLHQEGFSQPKHTALAAASAGGVLAGALCNTDPALLRAMVLQAPFVDVLNIMMKTHLPLTIEEQEEWGNPLEDEKCMKYIKSYCPYQNIKPQCYPSVFITAYENDERVPLTGILQYVQKLRKAALDHASRTSKKVIISFIVPGNWIPNIILDVQANGSHCDSSWEHSLNEEMPEFQ from the exons ATGAGGGCTaggatgtgctgtgctggaCTGCGgaatcttctccaagggctgAGCTTCGGTGCCAAGTACTACTCCAAGCATAACCCTCCTCAAACAGTGTGTCTTTTCAGTAAAATTGCTCCAAAAAAGTGCCACATCCTGGGCTGTTCTAAAAGCACATGCACCCACAGGACTGCACCACCTGGAAGCATCCTGCCGTGCAGATTCTTTTCCTGCAAG CAGGAAGGAACAAAAGTCCTTTccaaaaagaagcaaaatacaTCCATGGTAACTTCAGAACTTTTGCACAAGAACCTTCTGAAATCAGAGCAAAAAAACTGGAATAACATTTCACCGAGATACAAAACTATGACAAAGAGGATCAAAGAAAAACTGGAAGAATTGCACAACATGTATAGACTCAATTCAAGAAGCCCAAGG ATCAGGTTTGGAGAAAATGTGTACTTTGAAGAGAATGGCTGCATATTTCTTGCAAAAACAGATGATG GTGAGGGAAATGCTAAGATTTTATTCAGTATTGAAGATCTTGGCTTTTCTGATGCCTTTATTCAACGGATCAGAATTTCACCAGGTCAGAGATACATGGCCATCAgcttaaaaagtgaaaattctGAAGAGGCAACCTGCATTATTATGAAACTTGGTAATCTTCCTGTAGTGGAAAAAGTAATTCCAAGTGTATTTAGCTTTG aatggGCTGCAAATGATGTTCTGTATTACACAGTTCAGAAGAACCTTAAATGCCAGAATGTATTCATGACCACTTTCACTTACCAGAAACATACTAAGTTAGTTTATACAGAACAAGATGCAAG ATTCTTTGTAGACCTTTATTGCACAAAAGACAGGCGTTTTCTCACTATCAACAGCAACAGCAAGACAACCTCAGAAGTTTGGCTGGTTGACTGCAGACATCCCTTTGAGTCACCTGCTCTTGTACAAGCACGAACCACGGGGCTCATGTACCACGTTGAGCACAGGAAGGACCAGTTGTACATTCTTACTACATATGGAGAACCTGCAGAATATAAG ttgATGAAGGCACCAGTAGCTTCCAGTGGCAAGGAGAACTGGCAGTTAGTTTATgcactggaaaggaaaaccaagctaGTAGACTTTGAGATGTTCAGTGATGACTGTATTATGTTCCTGAAGAATGCTGGTCATCTTTACTTAAATGTGATTTCCTTTGTTTCACACTCAGTTCAGTCGATAAAG CTGCCTACGTGGGCCTGTGAATTTGAATTGGAATCTCATCCTGATCATACCACCAGCACCTGCTATTTTCAGCTCTCCTCCCCAGTACACCCCCCTAAGCGTTTTGCATattcatttaaagaaaataatctcaTTGAGCAAGCTGTGCAAGAGGTACCAATTATTACGAATTGTCACACTACACGTTTACTAGCTAAAAGCAAG GATGAAACTTTGGTGCCAATTACAGTTTTTCATAATAAGAATTCTAAAGAACTACACAGGAGACCACTTCTAGTTCATGTATATGGAGCTTATGGCATAGATTTGAACATGAGCTTTAAAGAAGAGAAGCTGATGTTAATTGAAGAGGGTTGGATATTAGCATATTGCCATGTTAG GGGTGGAGGAGAACAGGGCCTTAGCTGGCACAGAGATGGATGTCAGTATAACAAACTCAAAGGTCTCCATGACCTCAGGGCTTGCATCACGCTGCTGCACCAAGAGGGATTTTCTCAGCCcaagcacacagccctggcagctgccagtgctggggGAGTTCTGGCTGGAGCCCTGTGCAACActgacccagccctgctcagagccatGGTGTTACAG GCTCCTTTCGTAGATGTTCTAAATATAATGATGAAAACTCATCTCCCACTGACAATTGAGGAACAAGAAGAATGGGGAAATCCATTAGAAGATGAAAAGTGTATGAAGTATATCAAAAGCTATTGCCCATACCAGAATATTAAGCCACAG TGCTATCCATCAGTTTTTATCACGGCGTATGAAAATGATGAACGGGTACCGCTAACAGGAATTTTACAGTATGTTCAGAAACTCAGGAAGGCTGCACTAGATCATGCCAGCAGAACAAGTAAGAAAG TGATCATCAGCTTCATTGTTCCAGGAAATTGGATTCCTAATATCATCCTAGATGTCCAGGCAAATGGCAGTCATTGTGATTCATCCTGGGAGCACTCACTGAATGAG GAAATGCCGGAGTTTCAGTAG